One genomic window of Candidatus Eisenbacteria bacterium includes the following:
- a CDS encoding ATP-dependent 6-phosphofructokinase, translating to MSAQPIRKIAISTGGGDAPGLNAVIRAVTVSALKRGWEVWGIRDGYNGLLDPEAFPDGGLVRLTRQRVSGIMHQGGTTLGTTNRGNPLSFPVRNPDGSWSEVDRCAELIGKFRAAGFDALVTVGGDGSLAIGHRLAGLGLRVVGVPKTIDNDLDRTFMTFGFDSAVSFATECLDRLHATATSHRRIMVVEVMGRYAGWIALHAGIAGNAHAILIPEIAYDIEKVAQAVRDREQNGNEYALVVVAEGAKPVGGAVSVRDKAVGQAERLGGVGEKVAARLQELTGRESRTVVLGHLLRGGSPTSFDRLVALRFGTAAVRALEAGLSSVMVSLAPPTVRYEPLEAVIRRMKVVPLDCDTMQAARDLGIRFGD from the coding sequence ATGTCCGCACAGCCGATTCGCAAGATCGCCATCAGCACCGGCGGCGGCGACGCGCCGGGGCTGAACGCGGTGATTCGCGCCGTCACCGTATCGGCGCTCAAGCGCGGCTGGGAGGTCTGGGGCATCCGCGACGGCTACAACGGCCTGCTCGATCCGGAGGCGTTCCCCGACGGCGGCCTCGTGCGGCTCACGCGCCAGCGCGTCTCGGGCATCATGCACCAGGGCGGCACGACGCTCGGCACGACCAACCGCGGCAACCCGCTGTCCTTCCCGGTGCGTAACCCCGACGGCTCGTGGAGCGAGGTGGACCGCTGCGCGGAACTGATCGGCAAGTTCCGGGCCGCCGGGTTCGACGCGCTCGTCACGGTCGGCGGCGACGGCTCGCTGGCGATCGGCCACCGCCTCGCCGGCCTCGGGCTGCGGGTCGTCGGTGTTCCCAAGACGATTGACAACGATCTCGACCGCACGTTCATGACCTTCGGCTTCGACTCGGCGGTTTCGTTCGCGACCGAGTGCCTCGATCGGCTGCACGCCACGGCGACCTCGCATCGCCGGATCATGGTCGTCGAGGTCATGGGCCGCTACGCCGGCTGGATCGCGCTGCACGCCGGCATCGCCGGCAACGCGCACGCCATCCTCATTCCCGAGATCGCGTACGACATCGAGAAGGTCGCGCAGGCCGTGCGCGATCGCGAACAGAACGGCAACGAGTACGCGCTCGTCGTGGTCGCCGAGGGAGCGAAACCGGTCGGGGGCGCGGTGTCGGTGCGCGACAAGGCCGTCGGCCAGGCCGAACGCCTGGGCGGCGTCGGCGAGAAGGTCGCGGCCCGGCTGCAGGAGCTGACCGGGCGCGAATCGCGCACCGTCGTGCTCGGGCACCTGCTGCGCGGCGGATCGCCGACTTCGTTCGACCGGCTGGTGGCGCTGCGCTTCGGCACGGCGGCGGTGCGCGCGCTCGAAGCCGGCCTGTCGTCGGTGATGGTTTCGCTCGCGCCGCCGACGGTGCGCTACGAACCGCTCGAGGCGGTGATCCGCCGCATGAAGGTCGTCCCGCTCGATTGCGACACGATGCAGGCCGCGCGCGACCTGGGCATACGCTTCGGCGACTGA
- a CDS encoding carboxymuconolactone decarboxylase family protein: MSQKIPKFFEDFRAAYPDVAAKYNALSEAAKKAGPLDERTAELVKLGIAMGAGAEGAAHSHARRARAAGATDQQLEHVALLAITTLGFPRAMTGLAWVRDVTKPRA, translated from the coding sequence ATGAGCCAGAAGATTCCGAAGTTCTTCGAGGACTTCCGCGCCGCGTACCCCGACGTCGCGGCGAAGTACAACGCCCTGAGCGAGGCCGCGAAGAAGGCCGGCCCGCTCGACGAGCGGACGGCGGAGCTGGTCAAGCTCGGCATCGCGATGGGTGCGGGAGCCGAGGGCGCCGCGCATTCCCACGCCCGCCGCGCGCGGGCGGCGGGCGCGACCGACCAGCAACTCGAGCACGTCGCGCTGCTCGCGATCACGACGCTCGGCTTTCCGCGCGCCATGACCGGCCTCGCCTGGGTGCGCGACGTGACGAAGCCCAGGGCCTGA
- a CDS encoding FeoB-associated Cys-rich membrane protein: MSNETLQNIAVAVLVLGAAVFLVWKRVHRKARPSPLCGDCPACATAEKQKSDWGLIGGLRAPRPKPGAATRRG; this comes from the coding sequence ATGAGCAACGAAACGCTGCAGAACATCGCCGTCGCGGTCCTCGTTCTCGGAGCCGCGGTCTTCCTCGTCTGGAAGCGCGTTCACCGCAAGGCGCGTCCGAGCCCGCTGTGCGGCGACTGCCCGGCGTGCGCGACGGCGGAGAAACAGAAGTCCGACTGGGGCCTGATCGGAGGCCTCCGCGCGCCGCGGCCGAAACCCGGCGCGGCGACACGCCGGGGCTGA
- the feoB gene encoding ferrous iron transport protein B, with the protein MSRSADLAPGAPLTIAPARATRAHDTATGPRRIAILGNPNAGKSTLFNALTGLRQKVGNYPGVTVEKKTGTCELPSGARAELIDLPGSYSLHPASPDERIVRDVLLGLQSDTPPPDLIVFVVDATNLDRHLNLALQVIELGRPVVLALNMMDSARGQGLEIDLAALERQFGTPVVGISAVKGEGLGYLRRLMEREIEPSTRRFRERPAYLQRVLDRLEARLPRHPRLPDRARHDFALALLLDDGEDDALARVTEPDVLEDAHTLARRLDQLSPGWRSDDVQGRFVAIREALAAAVTTRGERRDRRRDSIDRVLTHRVLGPVLFVVLMGAVFQSVFAWAIPAMDLIDAAVRGLGNSLETLMPPGPLRSLIVDGIVAGVGTTLTFVPQIAILFFFLGVLEDTGYMARAAFIMDRVMSRVGLSGRAFIPLLSSFACAIPGIMATRTIGNRRDRITTIIIAPFMSCSARLPVYALLIGAFIPNLWIGPLTLPGLVLFSMYMLGIVAAIVVAALLKRTVLRGGRPLYVMELPPYRMPSWRSILISVRERSWLFVKNAGTVILAITIVLWFLASYPRGGPEVKALEAQRAAVTASGDAAAARQLDAHIAGVSLEHSFAGRVGRFLEPAIAPLGFDWRIGVGLVTSFAAREVMVSTLATVFNLGNGGDQVVPLRDSLREATDPHTGRRAYTPLVAVSLMVFFVLACQCMSTVAVVRRETNSWRWPLFMLFMMNALAWIASFVVYQGGRALGLGS; encoded by the coding sequence ATGTCGCGCTCCGCTGACCTCGCGCCCGGCGCGCCGCTGACGATCGCGCCCGCGCGCGCGACGCGCGCGCACGACACGGCGACCGGGCCCCGCCGCATCGCGATCCTCGGCAATCCCAACGCCGGCAAGTCCACGCTCTTCAACGCGCTCACCGGCCTGCGCCAGAAGGTGGGCAACTATCCGGGCGTGACGGTCGAGAAGAAGACCGGCACCTGCGAGCTGCCCTCCGGAGCGCGCGCGGAGCTGATCGACCTGCCGGGCAGCTACAGCCTGCATCCGGCCTCGCCCGACGAGCGCATCGTTCGCGACGTCCTGCTCGGCCTGCAGAGCGACACGCCGCCGCCCGACCTGATCGTGTTCGTGGTGGACGCGACCAATCTCGACCGCCACCTCAATCTGGCACTGCAGGTCATCGAGCTGGGCCGGCCGGTCGTGCTGGCGCTGAACATGATGGACTCGGCGCGCGGACAGGGCCTGGAGATCGACCTCGCCGCGCTCGAGCGCCAGTTCGGCACGCCGGTGGTCGGCATCTCGGCCGTCAAGGGCGAGGGGCTCGGCTACCTGCGCCGGCTCATGGAGCGCGAGATCGAGCCGAGCACGCGGCGCTTTCGCGAGCGGCCGGCCTACCTGCAGCGCGTGCTCGACCGGCTCGAGGCGCGGCTGCCGCGGCACCCGCGGCTGCCCGATCGGGCCCGCCACGATTTCGCGCTCGCCCTGCTGCTCGACGACGGCGAGGACGACGCGCTCGCGCGCGTGACCGAGCCGGACGTGCTCGAGGACGCGCACACGCTCGCGCGCCGGCTCGACCAGCTCTCGCCGGGCTGGCGCTCGGACGACGTCCAGGGCCGCTTCGTGGCGATCCGCGAGGCCCTGGCCGCCGCGGTCACCACACGCGGCGAGCGTCGCGACCGGCGCCGCGACTCGATCGACCGCGTGCTCACGCACCGCGTCCTGGGTCCGGTGCTGTTCGTGGTGCTCATGGGCGCCGTGTTCCAGTCGGTGTTCGCCTGGGCGATTCCGGCGATGGACCTGATTGACGCGGCGGTCCGCGGGCTCGGCAACTCGCTCGAGACGCTGATGCCGCCGGGGCCGCTTCGCTCGCTGATCGTGGACGGCATCGTGGCGGGCGTCGGCACGACGCTCACCTTCGTGCCGCAGATCGCCATCCTGTTCTTCTTCCTCGGCGTGCTCGAGGACACCGGCTACATGGCGCGGGCGGCGTTCATCATGGATCGCGTCATGAGCCGCGTCGGCCTGTCGGGCCGCGCCTTCATTCCGCTGCTGTCGTCGTTCGCCTGCGCGATTCCCGGCATCATGGCGACCCGCACCATCGGCAACCGTCGCGACCGCATCACCACCATCATCATCGCGCCGTTCATGTCGTGCAGCGCCCGGCTGCCGGTCTACGCGCTGCTCATCGGCGCGTTCATTCCGAACCTCTGGATCGGGCCCTTGACCCTGCCCGGGCTTGTGCTGTTCTCGATGTACATGCTCGGCATCGTCGCGGCGATCGTGGTCGCGGCCCTGCTCAAGCGCACCGTGCTGCGCGGTGGTCGGCCGCTGTACGTGATGGAGCTGCCGCCCTACCGGATGCCCTCCTGGAGATCGATCCTGATCTCCGTTCGTGAGCGCTCGTGGCTGTTCGTCAAGAACGCCGGCACCGTGATCCTCGCGATCACCATCGTGCTGTGGTTTCTCGCCTCCTACCCCCGCGGCGGCCCCGAGGTGAAGGCGCTCGAAGCGCAGCGCGCGGCCGTCACCGCCAGCGGAGACGCCGCGGCGGCCCGGCAGCTCGACGCGCACATCGCCGGGGTGTCGCTCGAGCACTCGTTCGCCGGCCGCGTCGGCCGTTTCCTCGAGCCGGCGATCGCGCCGCTCGGCTTCGACTGGCGGATCGGCGTCGGGCTGGTGACGTCGTTCGCCGCGCGCGAGGTCATGGTTTCGACGCTGGCGACCGTCTTCAACCTCGGCAACGGCGGCGACCAGGTGGTCCCGCTGCGCGACAGCCTGCGCGAGGCGACCGATCCGCACACGGGCCGCCGGGCGTACACTCCGCTCGTGGCGGTCAGCCTGATGGTGTTCTTCGTCCTCGCGTGCCAGTGCATGTCCACGGTCGCGGTGGTCCGGCGCGAGACGAACTCGTGGCGCTGGCCGCTGTTCATGCTGTTCATGATGAACGCGCTCGCCTGGATCGCGTCGTTCGTCGTCTACCAGGGTGGCCGAGCATTGGGGTTGGGATCATGA
- a CDS encoding ferrous iron transport protein A, whose translation MSANANGPGRDERPLARLAPGEDGRIERIDAEPAITRRLMELGLVPGSEVRMVRTAPLGDPIEVAVRGLRLSLRRSEAECIHVALR comes from the coding sequence ATGAGCGCCAACGCGAACGGCCCCGGGCGGGACGAACGTCCGCTCGCCCGGCTCGCCCCCGGCGAGGATGGCCGCATCGAGCGCATTGACGCCGAGCCGGCGATCACCCGCCGGCTGATGGAGCTGGGCCTCGTGCCCGGCTCCGAAGTCCGCATGGTGCGCACCGCACCGCTCGGCGATCCGATCGAGGTGGCCGTGCGCGGACTGCGCCTGTCGCTGCGGCGTTCCGAAGCGGAGTGCATCCATGTCGCGCTCCGCTGA
- a CDS encoding metal-dependent transcriptional regulator → MDIWKRFGEKEVSHSMAHYLQAVASLKADKGHARVVDIADQLGVSKSGVTSMLRSLQSRGLVTHERYGAVELTPAGRRLAVRTESSRRVLTMFLTEILGVPEEVASEDACMIEHLVSPEVSVELLRLTSFMRSQHAAAKDFREAYKASPRSCAEHDPGACDLCGSTCLRESLVSEIGEGGKTA, encoded by the coding sequence GTGGACATCTGGAAGCGATTCGGCGAGAAGGAAGTCAGTCACTCGATGGCGCACTACCTTCAGGCGGTCGCATCGCTCAAGGCCGACAAGGGTCACGCGCGCGTCGTGGACATCGCCGACCAGCTCGGCGTCTCCAAGAGCGGCGTCACTTCGATGCTGCGCTCGCTCCAGTCCCGCGGCCTCGTGACGCACGAGCGCTACGGCGCCGTCGAACTGACGCCCGCGGGCAGGCGCCTGGCGGTGCGCACGGAATCGAGCCGTCGCGTGCTGACGATGTTCCTGACCGAAATCCTCGGCGTCCCCGAGGAGGTCGCGAGCGAGGACGCGTGCATGATCGAGCACCTCGTGAGCCCGGAGGTCTCGGTCGAGTTGCTGCGCCTGACCTCGTTCATGCGCTCGCAACACGCGGCCGCGAAGGATTTCCGCGAGGCCTACAAGGCCAGCCCGCGTTCGTGCGCCGAACACGATCCGGGCGCGTGCGACCTGTGCGGCTCGACCTGCCTGCGCGAGTCGCTGGTCAGCGAGATCGGCGAAGGCGGGAAGACGGCATGA